GTGGGGTGGGGCTCGCGGTCCAGGTATCCGACGCGGGATCGTAGAACCACATCGCCGAGCTTGATTCAGCGAGGACCTGGCCGCTGGGCAGCAGCGCCACCAGACGCAGGGGCTCGGGCAGTGCGTGGGCGGCGCTCCAGGTGCCCGAGGTCGGATCGTACAGCTCCGCCGTCAGGAGGGGAGCGCTGAGGGTTCCTCCTCCCCAGACGAGAATCCTGCCATCGAGCAGTGGCGTCGCCGTGTGCCCGCCGCGCGCCGCGGCCATCGAGCCGGTCGCGTGCCAGGTGTTCCAGGTCGGGTCGTACACTTCCGCGGTTGCGAGAGGAACTCCACTGGGAGAGACACCGCCCGCGATGAGGACCTGTCCATCGGGCAGCAGGCTCACCGACTGCCCGAGGCGAGGCTCGAGCGTGGCGCTGATAGGGCTCCAGGTGCCCGAGGGTGGGCCGAACACCTCCGCCGTCGCCGTGAGGCCACCGGCGACCAGGACCCGGCCGTCGGGCAACAGCGTCGCCGTGTGGCCATCGTGCCCTTCGGCCATGGGCTCCGTCAGGAGCCAGGTGCCCGAGGCCGGATCGTACACCTCCGTCACCTCGCGGAAGGGCCCCACGACGAGGACCTGACCGTTCAGCAGCAGGGTCGCCGTATGTGTATAGGCAGGCAGGAGCAGGGAGCCCGTCTCACTCCAGGTGTTCGAGCTGGGGTCATACAGCTCCGCCATCGTGGGGAGCGGAGTGTCTCCACCTGCGACGAGGACTCTTCCGTCGGGCAGCAGGGTCGCCGTGTGCTCGTAGCGAGTCGAGAGCATGGAAGCTGCGGCGCTCCAGGTGTCCGAGCTGGGATCGTACAGCTCCGCCGTCGCGAGGGCTCCGCTGTCGAAGTCGTATCCCCCGGTCACGAGGACCTTGCCGTTGGGCAGCAGCGTCGCCGTGTGCCCGTAATAGCGATGTGAAGTCATGGGACCGGTCGCGGCCCATGTGCCGGAGCTCGGGTCATACACTTCCGCGAAGGGACCCACGTTGGTGGTGTCGCCTCGTCCGACGACAAGGACCTTGCCATCGGGCAGCAGTGTCGCCGTGTGCCCCAGGCGAGGGGCGGTCATGGAGCCGGTGGCACTCCAGGTGCCCGAGGCCGGATCATAGAGCTCTGCGGTCACGAGGGGGGTGTCGTCACCACCGTCTCCCCCTGCGACGAGGACCTTGCCGTTGGGCAGCAGCGTCGCCGTGTGACTGAAGCGAGGCGTGGCCATGGAGCCGGTAGCACTCCAGGTGCCCGAGGTCGGGTTGTAGATCTCCGCTGTCTCGACAGCGGTGAAATTGCGAATGAGCGGAGGAATTTCGATCGCTCCCCCCGCGACGAGGACCCTGCCGTTGGGCAGCAGCGTCGCCGTGGCATCGAGGCGAGGTGTGCTCATCGATCCCGTCAGGACCCAAGCCCCCGCGGTGGAACAGTCTGGCAGCCCCGCCACCGGGAAGCTCCGGGTGACCCTCAGGCCGAAGGCATTGGTCACGGTGGCGGTGATGGTGGGAGTGGTGCTGGCCCTGACGCAGAGGGGGGCGGTCCAGGTGACGCGGCTGCGAGTGGCGTCACCCGTGGCCGTGTCCAGCACGCCCGCGGTGGCGGCCCAGGAGAACGACAGGGCGGAGCCCTCGGGATCGCTGGCGACCACCTCGTAGGTGAGCACCTGTCCGCCGGTGGCGGTGTCCGAGGAACGGTAGGAGCGAACGATGACGGGAGCGAGGTGGGGGACCGGGGGGCGGTGGCCCACGCAGAGGGCGACGGTGCCCGTGTTCTGCCCACCGCGCCCATCCCAGATCGAGACCGTCAGACGACAGTTGTTGCAGGCCCCTTCGGGCAGCGCCGTGGGCGTGAACAGGGGGGCGCTGGAGTGGGCGTTGATCCAGGTGCCCGCGCACGTCGCGCTCCAGGAGTAGGAGAGGCTGTCTCCCTCCGGGTCGGACGCGGAGACGGAGAGGGAGGTCTGCTGCCCGACGGCGAGCTGCGTGGGGACGGCGCTGAACGCGTCGACCCGCGGGGAGCTGTTGAAGGAGATGAGCAGCGCCGCTTCCCCCTCTGAACCGTCCTCGGTCACGTTGACGAGCAGGAGGAGGTTCGAGGCCAGTCCGCGTGAGTCCATCACGGTGAGGGAGAGCTGCTGCATTCCCGGGGAGTCAGGCGCCGTCCAGTACGTCGAGGCCGAGGAGGGCGAGGTGAAGGAGCCCGCGGTGGCGCTCCAGGCGTAGAAGAGCCTGTCACCCGGATTGGGGTCATGAGCCCTGGCGCTCAAGCTGATCTGGCGGCCCAAGGGCACGGAGGTGGAAGAGACCACCAGCGAGTCGATGAGCGGCGCCTCGTTGTCGAAGGGAGGCGGAGGGTTGAGCTCCTGGAGGGTGATGGCGACGAAGGTCGTCTGTCCGGCGAGGATGAAGACGCCGGAGGCGGAGCCCGAGAAGAGCAGGGTGCCCGAGGCGTCGAAGGCCTGGGCCAGGAAGGAGCGGTCCGGGCCCGCGGGGATGTTGCCAATGGTGCCACCCCAGACACCATCGGTCTGGGCCAAGTCCACGGTCACCGAGGGAATGTCCGGGCCACTCGAAGTGACGGAGACGCGGGAGATGCCAGAGGCGAGCGCCTGGGGCGCGGAGACGGCGAACCGCGCCGAGCCGGTGTCAGACGAAGTGGCGGAACAGCCCGCGAACAGCGCCAGGCTGAGTGCCAGCACCAGCGAAAACGAAGCTCTCCTCATGAAGCAGCCCCCCGTGTTCCCAGTTTCTCTGGGCAGGGGGGACTTTCAGGGATTGATGGAGGCGCTGCCTATTGCCCCAGCAGTCCGTGCTCCGTTACGTGCTGGACGCGCGGCTCAGCCATACAGCTCGCTCAGCGGTCCCGGCGCGATGCGCGTGCTGCCCTCCTGTCCGAAGGTGTTGAAGTCCGCGTCTCCGAACGCGTGGCCGAGCGTGTTGAAGAGGTTGGAGACCTGCCGGTTCCGGGGCGCGTCGTACTTTGGGTACACGACCGTGCGCCCGTCGGTTTTCAGGCCCAGCGCGTTGCCGCCCACCACGAGCTTCGGCCACTCACGCGAGGTGGAGTGGTGTTGCTCGCCGTTGTCGGACATGAAGACGATCGCCGTGTGATCCAGCATCGAGCCGCTCGCGCCGACTTCGGGCGTGGCGGCCAGCGTCCTGGCCAGGTTCGCCACCAACTGCACGTGGCGGCGGGTGACCTCGGCGACCTTCTCCCAGTTCTGCCCCGCATCCAGGCCGTGCTGCAGGTTGTGTCGCGCGACGTCGCTCACGTCCGGGCCGTAGGCCACGTCGAAGCCCGAGGTGCCCGTCGCCAGCACGACCGTGTTCGTCAGCCCGCCCAGAAGGGCCGCCGTGGCGATCTGGAACTGCGCCTCGAACCACTTCAGCGAGTCGGGCGGTGAGCCCGCGCCGGTGAGCAGCGGGTTGTCCTTGGGCGCTACGGGCAGGTAGGGCCGCACGCGGTCCGCCATTCCGGTGAGCTGATCCTCTCGCGTGCGCAGCGACTCGAGTGAGGAGACGTAGCGCTCCAGCTTCAGCCGCTCGTTGGAGTTGCCCTTGAACTCCGCCAGCGCCTTGCGCGAGTCGGCCAGCGCGAAGTCGAAGAGCATCTTGCGATCGCGCCCATTCGTCGAGCCGCCGAGCAGCGAGCCGAAGGTGCTGTCGAACGCGAGCGACGGGTTGACGATGATGCCCGCGGGCTTGCGGGGCCCGAGCGCGCAGGTCTCGTACACGATCGACACGCGCGCGGAGCTGGTGCCCAGGCGCAGCACGTCGAACGGTGCTCCCCGGCGCAGGCGGGGTGCGATCACCGCGTCGAAGGTCGCGCCCGCGCCGTTCACCGCGCAGCTCAGCCCGCCCGTCCCGCTGGAGTGCCCGCCGCCCGCGATGAGGTTCGAGAGCCCCAGCAGCACCGCGGAGCGGTTCACCAGGTCGATCTTGCCGGCAGACTCCGCCAGCGGCCCGAGGCTGATCGCGCTGGCGAGGTTGTCGCCCTCGCGCACCAGCGGCGTGTCCTTGTACGCGTCCCAGAAGAGGCGGTCGGACGTGTTGGCGCGTCCCCCCAGCGCCGCGCGCGTGCCCGTGCTCAGGAGCGCGCGGGGGTAGACGCCATTGCACTCGAGGACCAGCACCACGCGCGCCGGCAACGCCGACGACTGGGCATAGACGTCGCGGAAGTAGGGCGCGAATAGGCCGGCGGCCATGCCCTTCAGGACGGTTCGTCGCGAGAACATGGCAGTCACTCTCCAGCCTGCGGCGCACGCCGCGTCTTCCAGGTGTCGCTGGTCATCAGCGTGGTCAGCATCTTGGAGAACGAGCCGTGGTTCTGATCATAGGCCTGCTCCATCTGCGTCAGCGTGCAGGCGTCGGTCGGGTTCTCCGGGCGTCCCATGAAGTAGCGGAAGGCCTGCCGCACGAAGCAGCGTTTCACGTGCGGCGAGGTCGCCAGTCGCTCGCTCATTTCCACCGCGTCGCGCACCGGACCTTCCAGCGCGGGGTCCGGCATCGACGTGAGCGTCGAGCTTCCGTCCGGCGTGGTCCAGCCTCCGCTGGGCGAGTGATCCCGAGCGCGCAGGAAGCCCGCGTGGTTGTAGATCTCGAAGGGCAGGCCGAGCGGCTCCATCAGCCGGTGACAGCCCTGACACTGCGCTCCGGCGGTCGCCTCCTGCAGGCGGCGGCGCGCGTTCTTGTCGGCGGCGTGAGCGCCGACCTGGGCCGCCACCTGCACGCTGCTGAGCGGCGGGACGAAGCCGCACAGGAGGTTCTCGCGCACCCACTTGCCGCGGTGGACGATGGACGGATCGTCCTCGAAGTTGCCGCCGTGCGCGGCCAGCCACACCGGGTGGGTCAGCACGCCCGCGCGCTCCGTGGCAGGCAGCGTCTTCCAGCGGCCCGCGACGGTCGCCGGGAGGATCTCGCTGACGTTGTAGGGGTGCGAGAGGCCCTTGTGCGAGTCGTAGGCCGCGTTCTGCATGGACGGCACGTAGAAGGTGCGCGTGGTGAGCAGGTTCGCCAGCACGTCCTTGTCCTCGACCACCACCCGCGCGATCAGATCGTCGAACTGCTGGATGAAGGTCGGCTCCAGCGGATGGAAGTTGGTGAGCAGGTTGTCGTACGAGACCGAGCTGATGTAGCCGAGCCCCTCGAGCTCGAAGCGCGAGGTCGCCGCCGGGGACTCCTTGAACACCGCGGACACGTGCCCGTAGCCGAGCCACTCGCGGAAGAAGCCCGCGACGCCGTCACCCAGCCAGTACTGCCCGCGCTTGGAGCGCTGCTCCTCGTTGTAGTCCTGCACCAGGTCGAAGCGCGGGGTCCCGTTCTGGTTGGCGTCGACGCCGCCCAGGTACTTCTGGATCAGGGCCGCGGTCGTCGCATCCTGCGTGAGCGAGCCATCCTTCGCGGCGACGGCCACGTCCGCCAGATGTCCCTCGAGGGGCGCGGAATAGTACGGCCACACGAAGCTCGGCGTGGCCGAGGGCGCGCGCCCCGCCAGGGCGTAGGTCAGCTGCGAGCCCAGCTCGAGGCTGGTCAGTGCCACGCGACCGTCGGTCGGATCGCCACCCATCTCACGGCGGAACATGGCGCCGGTCATCATCCACGCGGCGTTGGAGATCCGCGTGATGGAGTCCGCGCGGATCTGCGGGGAGTAGCTCGGTTCCTGCGCGATGACCGTGGTCGCGAAGGCGGTGAGGCGGGTGAGCTCATCCTCGGTGGGCGGGCGGAAGAAGACGCCGAACTCGAGCATCTGGCCGAGGTGGAAGCGCTTGCAGGTGTCGCTCGGGTTCGCGTCGTTGAACATGCAGCTGAAGCGGTTGTTGGTGAAGACCCGCTCCATCCGGTTGCCGTCCGGGTAGTTCATCGTCCACGGCGAGGCGGCCGCGCCGACCACTGGCAGGAACAGCTCCACCGTGGCCTCGTCCAGCGTCTCGTCCGTGGCCCAGGAGCTGTATTGCTCGATGGCGCTGGGATCGAGCGGGTTGTCGTAGAAGCTGAACCCGGTCCAACTGCGCTCGACCGAGCCACCGACGTTGCGGGTGAACTCGCGCCGGTTCATGCGGCGGATGCGCGTCGGCGCATCCGAGCGCACGCCGTCGGTACAGGTGAAGAGCGCGGACTGATCGAGCAGGTTGGGCTCGGCCACCACGGTCACGGGCGGCCCGTCCGTGCCGCTGCAGAGGGGCATCCCCTCCTTGATCCAGGTCTCGAGCGCGGTGCGCTCGGCCGCGGTCGCGCGCTGATGGGGGGCTGGGGGCATCGGAGACGCGTCGTCGCGCATGCGGATGAGCGCGCGCTGGGCGTTGCTGAGCTTCCCATCCATCGCCGAGCTCACCCGCATGTCGTGCAGGGTGCGCAGCGGCATCGTCGCGCCCTGGGTCGGCATCGCGCCGTGACAGCTGGCGCAGCGATTGGCGAGCACCGACTGCACCACGCACGCGGCGCTCGCGTTCCCACCGGGATCCACCGGGTCCACTGGGTCCACGGGGTTGTTGGTGCCGCCGTCGTTGGTGTTTGGCCCGATGTTGCCCTTGCACGCAACGAGGCTCACCAGTGCGGCCAGCAGGAGGACGCGGTTCATCCGGCCAGTCTGGCATGGACGGCGGGTGAAACAGCAAGCGGGTTCCGCGAGACGGGCTCAGCGCGGTAAAATGCGAGGGAACGCCCATGACAACATCACTCTACGACCTCAGCGTGCCGACCTTCCTGCAGACCGTGAGGGCCGTGGCAGGCTTTCTCGACCGTGCGGCCAGACACTGCGCGGAGACGGGGGCGAATCCCGACGACTTCGTGAACGTGCGCCTCTTCGACGACATGGCGCCCTTCCACTTCCAGGTCGAAGCCACATGGCACCATTCCGTGTGGGGAGTGGAAGCTCTCAAGACGGGTGTGTTCTCCCCGCCGCCCTTGGTTGGACCCGTTCCTTTCGCCGACCTGCAGGCGATGATGGGCAAGTCGGAAGAGGCGCTGGAGGCGTTCACGCCCGACGAGATAAATCCATGCGCGGGCAAGGAGCTGGATCTTCAGATCGGTCCGCGGAGGCTCGCCTTCACGTCGGAGACGTTCATCCTCTCGTTCTCCTTGCCGAACTTCCATTTCCACGCTGTCACTGCCTACGACATCCTCCGCTCGCGCGGTGTACCGATCGGCAAGCGTGATTACGAAGGCCGGCTGCGCACGAGATCAGCCTGAGCCGGAGAGCCGTTGTGGGGGCAGCGGATGCCTCCCAAAGCTATCCTCTTCCGAATGACCATCCTTGAGCCGGTGTTGCTGGGCGGCGCACTCCTGGGATGCATCACGGGGGCGGTGTGGGGCTTCATCTCCGGCGGGTGGGCTTGGGGCGTGGGAGGCTTCTTCGCGGGCTTGCTGCTGGGCCCCATCGTCATTCCGCTCGTGCTCGCGGCCATGTCCATTCTGTTCATGGCAGTGATCTGGGGACCCCGGAAGACGTGGCGACACCTCAGGGGCCAGCAAGACGCGTAGCGACTCAGCGGGGCTGAGAGATGCGCTGAGCGCGACCGGCCCCGCCGCGTCCTCACGCGGCGGGAACCGGGGGAGGCGCTCAGCCGCGAATGCGCTTGCCGAAGGGCGCGAACGCGACCATTCCGAGCTTGAGGTGCTGCAGCGCGAACGGAATGCCGATGATCGTCAGCGCCAGGCCGACGCCGATGACGACGTTGGTGAGGAAGATCCAGATTCCAGCGAAGAGTGCCCAGACGACGTTGAGCCCGAAGCTCATCGCGCCCGCGCTGGGAAGATCCTCGATGTCCTTGCCGAAGGGCATCAGCGCGAGGCCGGCCATCTTGAAGCACTGCACGCCGAACGGGATGCCGACGAGGGTGAGGCAGAGCAACAGCCCACCGAGCAGGTACTCGAGGCAGAGCACCAGCCCTCCGCCGAAGATGATCCACAACAGGTTCAGGAGCAGGTTCATGATCGGTTTATACGTTGGAGTCGTCAGTCGATGACATGAACCCGTCTGATGAACGAAGCGGCTACTCCTCCGCGGCCTCCTGCGGCTCCTGGAAGTCCACGTCGAAGTTGACGCGCTGGCCGGGCTCGATGGTGAAGGTCTTCTGCCAGTGTGACGGGCCCACGTTGACGTTGAGGCGGTGGTAGCCCTCGAAGACGTCCAGCTCCTCCACGGGCACCGTGCCCACGGGCTTGCCGTCCACGGAGACATTGGCTCCGGCGGGACCGCGCACGTTGATGAAGGCCTTGTTGAGGAAGAACTGGTAGGCGGAGCGGCCCGTGGGGGCCACCGTCACCGTGCGCGACACGGAGATGCCGAGCGCGCCGTTGGTGAAGGTCAGCAGGTGCTTGCCCGGCGGCAGCGACGCGGACAGCGGCGTGCGGCCCAGCAGCGCGTTGTTGAGCGTGACCTCCACGCGCGGCTCCACGGTGAGGTCCAGGATGCCCATCACGGGGCCCGCGTCCACACCGGCATCCACGCCCGCGTCCTCGACGCCCGCGTCGAAGGGCTCGGCCACGACGATGGGCAGGCCCGCGTCGAAGGTCTCCACCGTCATCGTGCCCTGGAGCTGGCGCTGGACGATGACCGCGCCCGCGCCGAGCGTCAGCACGAGTCCGCCCACCACGTACGGCACCCAGGAGCGTGAAGGCTTCTGCGCGACCACCGTCTGCGCCGTGGGGCTCGCCGCGCCGCCGAAGATGGGGCCCGAGGGCCGCGTCTCCGGGGATGCGGCCGGAGCAGGGGAGGGTGTCGCGGCCTGTGCCGTGGCGCCCGCAGGCACCGAGGCGGCGCTCGTGTTCGGCCCCGACGTGTGCGCTGTCGCAGCGACCGGAGCGGTCGACGTGTTCTTCGCGGGCGTCGCTGCCTGCGCGCTCTGCGTGACAGCGGCCGTCGAAGCCTGCACGGGCGTGGAGGTCTGAGCCACCGGCGTCTGCGCGGGCGCGGCGGCCTGCACGGGCGCGGAGGCCACAGGCTGCACAGTCGCCGGCTTGCTGGCTTCCGCCGAGGAGAACTCCGGCACCTTGCTCTTCACGGGCTCCGCGAGCCCCGCGCCGTTCGCGATGAGCTCCGCGATCTGCGGCGCCGGCATGCCCGCCTTCGCCAGCGCCTCCGCGATGCCCTTCTCAATCGTCGCCCGCCGCGCCGCGCGAGCCTCGGCCTCCGGCGGGAACAACTTCGCCAGGTGCTCCGCGAACTCCTCGTGCGTGGGCAACTTCCCAATCGCATCCACCAGCGCCTCGCGGAACGCGAGCGCCGACGGATAGCGCTCCAGCGCCCGCTTCGTCGTCGCGCGGCGCACGACGGCGTCCAGCTTCAGCGGCACGTCCGCCGGCATCGGGGGCAAGGCGCGGTTGAGCACCGCCTTGTCCGGATCCGCCGACTCCTTGAACGGCATCTTCCCCGTGAGGCACTCGTGCAGCGTGAGCCCCAGGAGGAACACGTCCGACTGCACGTTGACCGCCTCACGTCCGCCCAGGAGCTGCTCCGGGGACGTGTACGCGCGGCGGTTCTTCACGCGCTTGCCACCGCGCTCGCGCGGCGCCACGGACAGCGCGCCGTAGCCCGTCACCTTCGTGTAGCCGCTGAAGGACACCATCAGCGTCTCGGGCCGGATGTCTCCGTGCACCAGCGGCGAGCCGTCGTCGTTGCCCGCCACGTGCGCGTAGTGCAGCCCCATGGCCGCGTCCGCCACCACCAGCGCCGCGAACGCGGGCGACATGCGCGGGTTCGCTTCCAGCACGCGCCGCAGCGGCTCGCCGTCCGCGAACTCGGTGACGCGCGCCAGGCCCCCGTCCAGCTTCTCCAGGCCGTGTACGCGCAGGATGTTCGGGTGCTCGAAGACGATGGCGCGGTTCGTCTCGCGCTCCAGGCGCGCCACCAGCTCCGGGTTCTGCGCGATTTCAGGCGGTGCCCAGATGAGCACCACGGGGCGGGGCGTGGCACCTTCCTCCAGCGACAGTCCGAGGAAGGCACGCGAGCCCTCTCCGGCGAGGAGGGGGCCGAGTGACTGATAGCGAGGCGAACTCATGGGAACGGCATGCTAGTGCCCTTCCCGTCGATCCTGGAATCCCCGGGTCGCGCCTAGAGTCGCTGGCCTTCGAAAGGCAGCGTCAGGTGGTAGCCGTAACGCCCGCGTCGCACGAGCAACAGCACGCTACGTCCCCGTCGCGCCGTCAGCAGGGCTTCACGGAAAGTGTCACCCGTGGGGACAGGCTGATTGTTCATCCGCAGCAGCACGTCCCCCGGCTCCAGCCCGATCTCCGAGGCGGCCGAGCCCGGACGCACGGACGCGATCGCCATCCCGCCCTTGCTCTCCTTCACGCGCAGTCCCAGCTTCTCCCACGCCAGGTTCTCAAGCAGGCGAGCCGGAAATTCGATGGGCGTCACCTGCACCGTGCGGTTGCCGCCTGCTCGGAAGAGGACCAGGGGGAAGACCGAGCGGGCCGGATAACCGCGCACGCGCGAGTCGAAATCCTCCGCGTCCTGGATCCGCGAACCGCCCAGCTCCGCGACCACGTCACCGCGCTGCACACCGGCCTGCGCGGCGGGGCTGTCCGGATCCACGTTGGTCACGATGACGCCGTACGTGCGGTCCCACCCGAGCCGCGCGGCCACCTGCGAGGGCAGGTCCGCCGTGTCCATGCCCACCCACGCGGGGCGCACCTTCCCGAAGCGCGTGAGCTCCTCCACGATGCGCCGCACCTTGTCCGCGGGGATGGCGAAGCCGATGCCCTGCCCGTTGGCGTAGATGGCCGTGTTGATGCCGATGATCTCCCCGTCCACGTTGAGCAGCGGCCCGCCGGAGTTGCCCGGATTGATGGCCGCGTCCGTCTGGAGGAAGTCGTTGTAGACGCGGTCGTCCGCGCGGAAGGTGCGGCCCGTGGCGGACACCACGCCCGCCGTGACGGTCTTGCTCAGGCCGAACGGACTGCCGATGGCGACCACCGTCTCGCCAATCATCAGGTCGCTGCTGGTGCCCAGCTTCGCGGTGGGCAGGGGCTCCTTCGCGTTGACCTTGAGGACCGCCAGGTCGTTGTTCGCGTCACTGCCCACCACCTCCGCGTCGAAGGTGCGCCCGTCGGCGAGCACCACGTGGATGGCGGACGCGCCCCGGATGACGTGGTCGTTCGTCACGATGATGCCGGACGGGTCGATGATGGCGCCGCTGCCCAGGCCGGTGATGCGCTGGCGCGTCTCCGGCTGCGCCATCCCCTGACCGAAGAACTCCTCCAGCGGCGAGCGGGGCCGGCCCCGGAAGCGCGACTCCACCTCCTGTTCGGTGCCGATGTAGACGACCGCCGGGGAGACCTTCTGAACCACCTCCACCACGTCGCTGCGGCGCCGGGACAGGTCCGCGTGCGCCGGGAGCGCCAGCACGAGCCCCCACAGCAAGAGCCCCCACCGGATGTGTGCTGCCCTCATGCCTTCCTCCGTACGCCGCCGGGAATTGTCTCCCGGAAGACAGTCTGAATGTCGGGAAGGCCTCAGCCATTCCCTGGGTGTCTGGAAGCGGCGTCCCGCTCTTCATAGACCAGATGGTGCGGCCGTGATCGAACGCACTTTCAGGCAGAACGTCCTTGCCCTGGGCCGATTGCGGCGTTGGGGGAGCAGGGGCCGCCCTGGGAGTCCCGGCGCGGCGTGTCGCTGGCTGCCCGCGGGGGCCTTGGGAGTGGTTGCGCATGAGTCTCGTCCTGGTCGCGGATGACGAACCCGCCGTGCTGGAAGTCCTGAGCCAGGTGATTGAGGACCTGGGGCACGACGTGGTGCGCGCGAGGGATGGCGAGGAGGCCCTGGCGCTCGCCCGCGCCCACCGTCCGCGGCTGGTGGTGACGGACCACATGATGCCGCGCATGAGCGGCATGGAGCTGTGCAGCCGGCTGAAGCAGGAGCCGGGCCTGCGCGAGGTGCCCATCATCCTCTTGAGCGCCGTGCTCCAGCAGGGCTCTCCGGACGCGGCCGCGTTCCTCAACAAGCCCTTTGAGATCACCGAC
The sequence above is drawn from the Corallococcus sp. NCRR genome and encodes:
- a CDS encoding DUF1588 domain-containing protein gives rise to the protein MNRVLLLAALVSLVACKGNIGPNTNDGGTNNPVDPVDPVDPGGNASAACVVQSVLANRCASCHGAMPTQGATMPLRTLHDMRVSSAMDGKLSNAQRALIRMRDDASPMPPAPHQRATAAERTALETWIKEGMPLCSGTDGPPVTVVAEPNLLDQSALFTCTDGVRSDAPTRIRRMNRREFTRNVGGSVERSWTGFSFYDNPLDPSAIEQYSSWATDETLDEATVELFLPVVGAAASPWTMNYPDGNRMERVFTNNRFSCMFNDANPSDTCKRFHLGQMLEFGVFFRPPTEDELTRLTAFATTVIAQEPSYSPQIRADSITRISNAAWMMTGAMFRREMGGDPTDGRVALTSLELGSQLTYALAGRAPSATPSFVWPYYSAPLEGHLADVAVAAKDGSLTQDATTAALIQKYLGGVDANQNGTPRFDLVQDYNEEQRSKRGQYWLGDGVAGFFREWLGYGHVSAVFKESPAATSRFELEGLGYISSVSYDNLLTNFHPLEPTFIQQFDDLIARVVVEDKDVLANLLTTRTFYVPSMQNAAYDSHKGLSHPYNVSEILPATVAGRWKTLPATERAGVLTHPVWLAAHGGNFEDDPSIVHRGKWVRENLLCGFVPPLSSVQVAAQVGAHAADKNARRRLQEATAGAQCQGCHRLMEPLGLPFEIYNHAGFLRARDHSPSGGWTTPDGSSTLTSMPDPALEGPVRDAVEMSERLATSPHVKRCFVRQAFRYFMGRPENPTDACTLTQMEQAYDQNHGSFSKMLTTLMTSDTWKTRRAPQAGE
- a CDS encoding Kelch repeat-containing protein, with the protein product MRRASFSLVLALSLALFAGCSATSSDTGSARFAVSAPQALASGISRVSVTSSGPDIPSVTVDLAQTDGVWGGTIGNIPAGPDRSFLAQAFDASGTLLFSGSASGVFILAGQTTFVAITLQELNPPPPFDNEAPLIDSLVVSSTSVPLGRQISLSARAHDPNPGDRLFYAWSATAGSFTSPSSASTYWTAPDSPGMQQLSLTVMDSRGLASNLLLLVNVTEDGSEGEAALLISFNSSPRVDAFSAVPTQLAVGQQTSLSVSASDPEGDSLSYSWSATCAGTWINAHSSAPLFTPTALPEGACNNCRLTVSIWDGRGGQNTGTVALCVGHRPPVPHLAPVIVRSYRSSDTATGGQVLTYEVVASDPEGSALSFSWAATAGVLDTATGDATRSRVTWTAPLCVRASTTPTITATVTNAFGLRVTRSFPVAGLPDCSTAGAWVLTGSMSTPRLDATATLLPNGRVLVAGGAIEIPPLIRNFTAVETAEIYNPTSGTWSATGSMATPRFSHTATLLPNGKVLVAGGDGGDDTPLVTAELYDPASGTWSATGSMTAPRLGHTATLLPDGKVLVVGRGDTTNVGPFAEVYDPSSGTWAATGPMTSHRYYGHTATLLPNGKVLVTGGYDFDSGALATAELYDPSSDTWSAAASMLSTRYEHTATLLPDGRVLVAGGDTPLPTMAELYDPSSNTWSETGSLLLPAYTHTATLLLNGQVLVVGPFREVTEVYDPASGTWLLTEPMAEGHDGHTATLLPDGRVLVAGGLTATAEVFGPPSGTWSPISATLEPRLGQSVSLLPDGQVLIAGGVSPSGVPLATAEVYDPTWNTWHATGSMAAARGGHTATPLLDGRILVWGGGTLSAPLLTAELYDPTSGTWSAAHALPEPLRLVALLPSGQVLAESSSAMWFYDPASDTWTASPTPPPPHFGPATLLANGQVLFRSNPLWRLYDPVSDAWSTTDAPIGIARTATSSSTLLANGEVLIAGGYDYVSDQVSRAAELYDPASGTWSVTGGMSGRNGHSATLLLNGKVLVAGGEVYPFPPDPPRILLSSAELYDPTSGTWSATGSMTEPRSGHQATRLLDGRVLVMGTSEGPGEVYTP
- a CDS encoding DUF1993 domain-containing protein; the protein is MTTSLYDLSVPTFLQTVRAVAGFLDRAARHCAETGANPDDFVNVRLFDDMAPFHFQVEATWHHSVWGVEALKTGVFSPPPLVGPVPFADLQAMMGKSEEALEAFTPDEINPCAGKELDLQIGPRRLAFTSETFILSFSLPNFHFHAVTAYDILRSRGVPIGKRDYEGRLRTRSA
- a CDS encoding protein kinase domain-containing protein; this encodes MSSPRYQSLGPLLAGEGSRAFLGLSLEEGATPRPVVLIWAPPEIAQNPELVARLERETNRAIVFEHPNILRVHGLEKLDGGLARVTEFADGEPLRRVLEANPRMSPAFAALVVADAAMGLHYAHVAGNDDGSPLVHGDIRPETLMVSFSGYTKVTGYGALSVAPRERGGKRVKNRRAYTSPEQLLGGREAVNVQSDVFLLGLTLHECLTGKMPFKESADPDKAVLNRALPPMPADVPLKLDAVVRRATTKRALERYPSALAFREALVDAIGKLPTHEEFAEHLAKLFPPEAEARAARRATIEKGIAEALAKAGMPAPQIAELIANGAGLAEPVKSKVPEFSSAEASKPATVQPVASAPVQAAAPAQTPVAQTSTPVQASTAAVTQSAQAATPAKNTSTAPVAATAHTSGPNTSAASVPAGATAQAATPSPAPAASPETRPSGPIFGGAASPTAQTVVAQKPSRSWVPYVVGGLVLTLGAGAVIVQRQLQGTMTVETFDAGLPIVVAEPFDAGVEDAGVDAGVDAGPVMGILDLTVEPRVEVTLNNALLGRTPLSASLPPGKHLLTFTNGALGISVSRTVTVAPTGRSAYQFFLNKAFINVRGPAGANVSVDGKPVGTVPVEELDVFEGYHRLNVNVGPSHWQKTFTIEPGQRVNFDVDFQEPQEAAEE
- a CDS encoding DUF1552 domain-containing protein, producing the protein MFSRRTVLKGMAAGLFAPYFRDVYAQSSALPARVVLVLECNGVYPRALLSTGTRAALGGRANTSDRLFWDAYKDTPLVREGDNLASAISLGPLAESAGKIDLVNRSAVLLGLSNLIAGGGHSSGTGGLSCAVNGAGATFDAVIAPRLRRGAPFDVLRLGTSSARVSIVYETCALGPRKPAGIIVNPSLAFDSTFGSLLGGSTNGRDRKMLFDFALADSRKALAEFKGNSNERLKLERYVSSLESLRTREDQLTGMADRVRPYLPVAPKDNPLLTGAGSPPDSLKWFEAQFQIATAALLGGLTNTVVLATGTSGFDVAYGPDVSDVARHNLQHGLDAGQNWEKVAEVTRRHVQLVANLARTLAATPEVGASGSMLDHTAIVFMSDNGEQHHSTSREWPKLVVGGNALGLKTDGRTVVYPKYDAPRNRQVSNLFNTLGHAFGDADFNTFGQEGSTRIAPGPLSELYG
- a CDS encoding YccF domain-containing protein — protein: MNLLLNLLWIIFGGGLVLCLEYLLGGLLLCLTLVGIPFGVQCFKMAGLALMPFGKDIEDLPSAGAMSFGLNVVWALFAGIWIFLTNVVIGVGLALTIIGIPFALQHLKLGMVAFAPFGKRIRG